A genomic segment from Micromonospora echinaurantiaca encodes:
- a CDS encoding rhodanese-like domain-containing protein, producing the protein MFGPQVPTVTVPEIADDTYLLDVREDDEWAAGHAPGAHHLPMMELPTRLAEVPTDRDVAVICRSGGRSAQVVAYLMRNGWDQVRNVAGGMGEWAAAGRPVIDDNGQPGWVR; encoded by the coding sequence GTGTTCGGACCCCAGGTACCCACCGTGACCGTGCCCGAGATCGCCGACGACACCTACCTGCTCGACGTCCGGGAGGACGACGAGTGGGCCGCCGGCCACGCCCCCGGCGCCCACCACCTGCCGATGATGGAGCTGCCCACCCGGCTCGCCGAGGTGCCCACCGACCGGGACGTGGCGGTCATCTGCCGGTCCGGCGGGCGCTCCGCCCAGGTCGTCGCCTACCTGATGCGCAACGGCTGGGACCAGGTGCGCAACGTCGCGGGCGGGATGGGTGAGTGGGCCGCCGCCGGCCGCCCGGTGATCGACGACAACGGGCAGCCGGGGTGGGTCCGCTAG
- a CDS encoding glycerophosphodiester phosphodiesterase, with translation MAEPLVFAHRGASYDLPEHTLAAYLRALDEGADGLECDVRLTRDGHLVCVHDRRLDRTSNGRGLVSARTLAELEALDFGSWHPGCVPADGDEVLDESHTRLLTLERLLDAVLAAGRPVRLLVETKHPSRYGGDVERRLVTLLRRYGLAEAKPDDPVQVTVMSFSPLAVRRMRELAPALPTVLLLEVLPRWLRLGRLPFGSRIAGPGIGLVRARPQLVPALRAAGNQVYVWTVNEPADLDLVLAAEVDGIITDRPAHTLARLGRRPPPTADLGR, from the coding sequence ATGGCCGAACCCCTGGTCTTCGCGCATCGCGGCGCGTCGTACGATCTGCCGGAGCACACCCTCGCCGCCTACCTGCGCGCCCTCGACGAGGGCGCGGACGGGCTGGAGTGCGACGTCCGGCTGACCCGGGACGGGCACCTGGTCTGCGTGCACGACCGGCGGCTGGATCGGACCAGCAACGGTCGCGGCCTGGTCAGCGCGCGTACCCTCGCCGAACTCGAGGCGCTGGACTTCGGCTCATGGCACCCGGGCTGCGTACCGGCCGACGGGGACGAGGTGCTCGACGAGTCGCACACCCGGCTGCTCACCCTGGAGCGGCTGCTCGACGCCGTCCTGGCCGCCGGCCGGCCGGTCCGGCTGCTGGTGGAGACCAAGCACCCCTCCCGGTACGGCGGCGACGTCGAGCGTCGGCTGGTCACCCTGCTGCGCCGGTACGGGCTCGCCGAGGCGAAACCGGACGATCCGGTGCAGGTGACCGTGATGTCGTTCTCCCCGCTGGCCGTACGCCGGATGCGGGAGCTCGCCCCGGCGCTGCCCACCGTGCTGCTGCTGGAGGTGCTGCCGCGCTGGCTGCGGCTGGGCCGGCTGCCGTTCGGCAGCCGGATCGCCGGCCCCGGGATCGGCCTGGTGCGGGCCCGCCCGCAGCTGGTCCCGGCGTTGCGCGCGGCCGGCAACCAGGTCTACGTCTGGACCGTCAACGAGCCGGCGGACCTGGACCTGGTGCTCGCCGCCGAGGTGGACGGGATCATCACCGACCGGCCGGCGCACACCCTGGCCCGGCTCGGTCGCCGACCACCACCGACCGCCGACCTCGGCCGGTGA
- a CDS encoding sensor histidine kinase, with product MPERTDYAALIAGHRVVIEMINCGDAGLPVLTQLLRVAQPALGAAAMAFVEFGPAGGRVIAATGAAEWTVGRPLPATDPATVCLLSGPRVQQVRTDQLTGQLTGELVARGLHRMVVARAEIGGLTVGSLHALYPAGDEDPGAEQHAVVAYLASCIAHMYGDQSGLPVHGDGPVVAALADGLAVVDREGHVRLWNPAAAQVTGRAADQALNQPLPFPLPPSGQVLDHRLPDGRWLRITSGELAGPAALRVVSFRDITDQQRRHHDRDLFVAVTSHELRTPVTVIKGYADTLTDHWESLTDADRRQAARVIGQRANELARLVDRLLSSAAEPGPGDDPPAPFDLGDALRAAVADLPAELRHRLVLDLPADLPKALGYRPSLATVLTELATNAGKYSPPGSPIEVTAGADGQTVSFRVGDRGIGIRPEHVERAFDRFWQGESGDRRRFPGAGLGLYLVRRIVEQQDGWVFLRPRAGGGTVAEVRLPRG from the coding sequence ATGCCGGAGCGCACCGACTACGCGGCCCTCATCGCCGGCCACCGGGTGGTCATCGAGATGATCAACTGTGGCGACGCCGGGCTGCCGGTCCTCACCCAGCTGCTCCGGGTCGCCCAACCCGCGCTCGGCGCGGCGGCCATGGCGTTCGTGGAGTTCGGGCCGGCCGGCGGCCGGGTGATCGCCGCGACCGGGGCCGCCGAGTGGACGGTGGGCCGGCCGTTGCCGGCCACCGACCCGGCCACCGTCTGCCTACTCTCCGGCCCCCGGGTGCAGCAGGTCCGGACGGACCAGCTCACCGGCCAGCTCACCGGCGAACTGGTCGCCCGCGGCCTGCACCGGATGGTGGTCGCCCGGGCCGAGATCGGCGGGCTCACCGTGGGCAGCCTGCACGCCCTCTACCCGGCCGGCGACGAGGACCCGGGCGCCGAGCAGCACGCCGTGGTCGCCTACCTCGCCTCCTGCATCGCGCACATGTACGGCGACCAGAGCGGACTGCCGGTGCACGGTGACGGGCCGGTGGTGGCCGCACTCGCGGACGGGCTGGCGGTGGTCGACCGGGAGGGGCACGTCCGGCTCTGGAACCCCGCCGCGGCCCAGGTGACCGGCCGGGCGGCCGACCAGGCCCTCAACCAGCCGCTGCCGTTCCCGCTGCCGCCGTCCGGCCAGGTGCTCGACCACCGGCTGCCGGACGGCCGGTGGCTGCGGATCACCTCGGGTGAGCTGGCCGGGCCGGCCGCCCTGCGGGTGGTCAGCTTCCGGGACATCACCGACCAGCAGCGCCGGCACCACGACCGGGACCTGTTCGTCGCGGTGACCAGCCACGAGCTGCGTACCCCGGTCACCGTCATCAAGGGGTACGCGGACACCCTCACCGACCACTGGGAGTCGCTCACCGACGCCGACCGGCGGCAGGCCGCCCGGGTGATCGGCCAGCGCGCCAACGAGCTGGCCCGACTGGTGGACCGGCTGCTCTCCTCCGCCGCCGAGCCCGGTCCGGGCGACGACCCGCCGGCCCCCTTCGACCTCGGCGACGCGCTCCGGGCCGCGGTCGCCGACCTGCCGGCCGAGCTGCGCCACCGGCTCGTCCTCGACCTGCCGGCCGACCTGCCCAAGGCGCTCGGCTACCGGCCCAGTCTGGCCACGGTGCTCACCGAACTGGCCACCAACGCGGGCAAGTACAGCCCGCCCGGGTCGCCGATCGAGGTCACCGCCGGCGCGGACGGACAGACCGTCTCGTTCCGGGTCGGCGACCGGGGCATCGGCATCCGGCCGGAGCACGTCGAGCGGGCGTTCGACCGGTTCTGGCAGGGCGAATCCGGCGACCGGCGGCGCTTTCCCGGCGCCGGGTTGGGTCTCTATCTCGTCCGCCGGATCGTTGAACAGCAGGATGGCTGGGTATTCCTCCGACCGAGGGCCGGTGGCGGTACGGTCGCTGAGGTGCGGCTGCCCCGCGGGTGA
- a CDS encoding ATP-binding protein: MVVPHHASGARLARRRLAEELTEVVPATLLADLVAVLAELVGNAVRHADPLPGGVVRVAWRLRTSDEGQRITLRVTDGGATEGPRIRSADPDAADGRGLHIVSGLASRWGVDRDGLGQSVWAEFEPVGAARSDLVAAG; encoded by the coding sequence GTGGTGGTGCCGCACCACGCCAGCGGGGCGCGGCTGGCCCGGCGGCGGCTCGCCGAGGAACTGACCGAGGTGGTACCCGCCACCCTGCTGGCGGATCTGGTCGCGGTCCTGGCCGAACTGGTCGGCAACGCGGTCCGGCACGCCGACCCGCTGCCCGGCGGGGTGGTCCGGGTGGCCTGGCGGCTGCGGACGTCGGACGAGGGTCAGCGGATCACGCTGCGGGTGACCGACGGCGGCGCGACCGAGGGGCCGCGGATCCGGTCGGCCGACCCGGACGCGGCCGACGGCCGGGGTCTGCACATCGTCTCCGGCCTGGCCAGCCGCTGGGGCGTGGACCGCGACGGGCTGGGGCAGAGCGTCTGGGCCGAGTTCGAGCCGGTCGGCGCGGCCCGGTCGGACCTGGTCGCGGCCGGCTGA
- a CDS encoding DUF5926 family protein, which yields MSKRRKSQRAAEATPKREKVRDVFVPRPFEGLTDEPEWIALRELVPAASAPLRLVPELVEEFGERPVTLATVLPMAAPAMTKPDGRVFIGLQRHQQSGDVSRDLAEALLCALRTEPGGQVAVPPLPGPGPRLQDVLVDGPLEITMHDGFEFWLDPGAGEDPTVQASLERANAAVYPTVRLTAARAAYWCQVPEKAHVRWVLPDDEDAALDALARLGAAGTLTLGEDTKFAGMFRAHGRLVPVWDLPEQTPAGEWEDPVAQFAKRYAEALADTTPLDAAGRRSRQGLLGRQLTLR from the coding sequence GTGAGCAAGCGTCGAAAGAGCCAGCGGGCAGCCGAAGCCACCCCGAAGCGGGAGAAGGTGCGCGACGTCTTCGTGCCCCGCCCCTTCGAGGGGTTGACCGACGAGCCGGAGTGGATCGCCCTGCGCGAGCTGGTGCCGGCCGCCTCCGCCCCGCTGCGGCTCGTCCCCGAGCTGGTCGAGGAGTTCGGCGAGCGGCCGGTCACGCTGGCCACCGTGCTGCCGATGGCGGCTCCGGCGATGACGAAGCCCGACGGGCGGGTCTTCATCGGCCTCCAGCGCCACCAGCAGTCCGGTGACGTCTCCCGCGACCTGGCCGAGGCGCTGCTCTGCGCGCTGCGTACCGAGCCGGGTGGCCAGGTCGCGGTGCCGCCGCTGCCCGGCCCCGGCCCCCGGCTCCAGGACGTCCTGGTCGACGGTCCGCTGGAGATCACCATGCACGACGGGTTCGAGTTCTGGCTCGACCCGGGCGCCGGCGAGGACCCGACCGTGCAGGCGTCCCTGGAGCGGGCCAACGCCGCCGTCTACCCGACCGTGCGGCTGACCGCCGCCCGGGCCGCGTACTGGTGCCAGGTGCCGGAGAAGGCACACGTGCGCTGGGTGCTGCCGGACGACGAGGACGCCGCGCTCGACGCGCTGGCCCGGCTCGGCGCCGCCGGCACGCTGACCCTCGGCGAGGACACGAAGTTCGCCGGCATGTTCCGCGCGCACGGGCGGCTGGTGCCGGTCTGGGACCTGCCGGAGCAGACGCCGGCCGGCGAGTGGGAGGACCCGGTCGCCCAGTTCGCCAAGCGGTACGCCGAGGCGCTCGCCGACACCACCCCGCTGGACGCCGCCGGCCGCCGGTCCCGCCAGGGCCTGCTCGGCCGCCAACTCACCCTCCGCTGA
- a CDS encoding arginine deiminase codes for MVTHYVDSEVGRLGTVLLHRPGPELARLTPRNNDSLLFDAIPWVGRAQEEHDAFAAALRGRGVEVLYLADLLAETLAVDEARAELTAEVLRSPRLGDTLRARVADHLAYLDPVALADVLIAGLAHEELRLSPERPGGLVYTLMDRHDFVIDPLPNLLFTRDSSLWIGDRVGVTSLAMPARRRETTLTDAIYRHHPRFVGTEAVYHPHLEHLEGGDVLLLAPGVLAVGVGERTTPAGAERLARQVFAAGLAHTILVVPIAQERATMHLDTVCTMVDVDAVLMYPNVANTLSAYTMIAGADGEDPRVDGPAPFLRAAADAMDLDQLRVIDTGLDPVTAEREQWDDGNNTLALAPRLCVGYERNVETNAQLERAGIEVIPIASSELGSGRGGPRCMSCPLVRDPLRG; via the coding sequence ATAGTGACCCACTACGTCGACAGCGAGGTCGGCCGGCTCGGCACCGTGCTGCTGCACCGACCCGGCCCGGAACTCGCCCGGCTGACCCCACGCAACAACGACTCGCTCCTGTTCGACGCGATCCCGTGGGTGGGGCGGGCGCAGGAGGAGCACGACGCCTTCGCGGCGGCGCTGCGCGGGCGCGGGGTCGAGGTGCTCTACCTGGCCGACCTGCTGGCCGAGACGCTCGCCGTGGACGAGGCGCGGGCCGAGTTGACCGCGGAGGTGCTCCGCTCGCCCCGGCTCGGCGACACCCTGCGGGCCCGGGTCGCCGACCACCTCGCGTACCTCGACCCGGTGGCGCTGGCCGACGTGCTGATCGCCGGGTTGGCCCACGAGGAGCTGCGGCTCAGCCCGGAACGGCCGGGTGGCCTGGTCTACACGTTGATGGACCGGCACGACTTCGTCATCGACCCGCTGCCGAACCTGCTCTTCACCCGCGACTCGTCGCTCTGGATCGGCGACCGGGTGGGGGTGACCAGCCTGGCCATGCCGGCCCGGCGCCGGGAGACCACGCTGACCGACGCCATCTACCGCCACCATCCGCGCTTCGTCGGCACCGAGGCCGTCTACCACCCGCACCTGGAGCACCTGGAGGGCGGCGACGTGCTGCTGCTCGCGCCCGGCGTGCTCGCGGTCGGGGTGGGTGAGCGGACCACGCCGGCCGGCGCCGAGCGCCTCGCCCGGCAGGTCTTCGCCGCCGGGCTGGCGCACACCATCCTGGTGGTGCCGATCGCCCAGGAGCGGGCCACCATGCACCTGGACACCGTCTGCACGATGGTCGACGTGGACGCCGTGCTGATGTACCCGAACGTGGCGAACACGCTCTCGGCGTACACCATGATCGCCGGCGCGGACGGCGAGGATCCACGGGTGGACGGCCCGGCGCCGTTCCTGCGGGCCGCCGCCGACGCGATGGACCTGGACCAGCTCCGGGTGATCGACACCGGGCTGGACCCGGTCACCGCGGAACGCGAGCAGTGGGACGACGGCAACAACACCCTCGCCCTGGCTCCCCGGCTCTGCGTCGGGTACGAGCGCAACGTGGAGACCAACGCGCAGTTGGAGCGCGCCGGGATCGAGGTGATCCCGATCGCCAGTTCGGAACTCGGCTCCGGCCGCGGCGGCCCCCGCTGCATGTCCTGCCCCCTCGTCCGCGACCCCCTCCGCGGCTGA
- a CDS encoding ACT domain-containing protein: MLDIALLPGEYAVCRLAADSALPPGLSGGLSDGNVVTVTWTADGISLICPADRVPDQAAIETVWRCLRVVAPVDLAVTGTLAALVDPLAEARVSALAFSSYDTDYLLVPAVRLGAATSALERAGHRVLR, encoded by the coding sequence ATGCTCGATATCGCTCTGCTGCCGGGGGAGTACGCCGTGTGCCGGTTGGCCGCCGACTCCGCCCTGCCGCCGGGGCTGTCGGGCGGGCTGAGTGACGGCAACGTCGTCACGGTGACCTGGACGGCCGACGGCATCTCGTTGATCTGCCCCGCCGACCGGGTACCCGACCAGGCCGCCATCGAGACGGTCTGGCGGTGCCTGCGGGTGGTCGCACCGGTCGACCTCGCGGTCACCGGCACCCTCGCCGCGCTGGTGGATCCGCTCGCCGAGGCCCGGGTCAGCGCGCTGGCCTTCTCCAGCTACGACACCGACTACCTGCTCGTCCCGGCGGTCCGCCTCGGCGCGGCGACCAGCGCGCTGGAGCGGGCCGGGCACCGCGTCCTGCGCTGA
- the pheA gene encoding prephenate dehydratase, with protein MPGTPPTRFVYLGPEGTFAEQALRTVPAAERGTRTPARSVGEALESVRAGEADAALVPLENSIGGAVGVTLDELAEGEPLVITREVILPVEFVLGARAGTSLTSVRTVAAHPQASTQCRGWLRAHLPDAVVVDVLSNGAAAAGAATGDYDAAICAPIGAARHRLAVLADKIADHPDAVTRFALVSRPGPPPPPTGDDVTSLAVYIAHDRVGALLSVLMELAVRGVNLTRIESRPTGEALGRYVFFLDCTGHVADVRLGEALQGLRRVCADVRFLGSYPRHRWAGPAGERPVPAPAGLSDTDYADAAAWLARLRAGELS; from the coding sequence ATGCCGGGTACACCGCCGACGCGCTTCGTCTACCTCGGGCCGGAGGGCACCTTCGCCGAGCAGGCGCTGCGCACCGTCCCCGCCGCCGAGCGCGGCACCCGTACGCCCGCTCGCAGCGTCGGGGAGGCGCTGGAGAGCGTACGGGCCGGTGAGGCGGACGCCGCCCTGGTGCCGCTGGAGAACTCGATCGGCGGCGCGGTGGGAGTGACCCTGGACGAGCTGGCCGAGGGGGAGCCGCTGGTGATCACCCGCGAGGTGATCCTGCCGGTGGAGTTCGTCCTCGGTGCCCGGGCCGGCACGTCGCTGACCTCGGTGCGGACCGTCGCCGCCCATCCGCAGGCGTCCACCCAGTGCCGGGGTTGGCTCCGGGCGCACCTGCCCGACGCGGTGGTGGTCGACGTGCTCTCCAACGGCGCCGCCGCGGCCGGTGCCGCGACCGGCGACTACGACGCGGCGATCTGCGCCCCGATCGGGGCCGCCCGGCACCGGCTGGCCGTGCTGGCCGACAAGATCGCCGACCACCCGGACGCGGTGACCCGGTTCGCGCTGGTCTCCCGCCCCGGCCCGCCCCCGCCGCCGACCGGTGACGACGTCACCTCGCTGGCCGTCTACATCGCCCACGACCGGGTCGGCGCGCTGCTGTCGGTGCTGATGGAGCTGGCCGTCCGCGGGGTCAACCTGACCCGCATCGAGTCCCGGCCGACCGGCGAGGCGCTGGGCCGGTACGTCTTCTTCCTCGACTGCACCGGGCACGTCGCCGACGTCCGGCTCGGTGAGGCGTTGCAGGGGCTCCGGCGGGTCTGCGCCGACGTGCGCTTCCTCGGCTCGTACCCCCGGCACCGCTGGGCCGGGCCGGCGGGTGAGCGGCCGGTCCCGGCCCCCGCTGGGCTCTCCGACACCGACTACGCGGACGCCGCGGCGTGGCTGGCCCGGCTGCGGGCCGGCGAGCTGAGCTGA
- a CDS encoding AIM24 family protein has product MRSELFSAENLEKESAQPGMRLQNSKMLKIELNGEAMARVGSMVAYQGQVQFQALGSGGLGKFLKQKLTGEGVPLMKLTGRGDVFLADFAKDVHVIDLEPGDALSINGSSVLAFDSTLQYDIRMVQGAGMASSSGLFNCVFTGHGRIAITTKGTPVVLNVDAPTYVDPQAAVCWSANLQTGYHRAEQLGLGTLLGRRTGEAFTMTFAGQGFVVVQPSEEPPIMGSGAQEQQGGLLGGLLS; this is encoded by the coding sequence ATGCGCAGCGAGCTGTTCTCAGCGGAGAACCTGGAGAAGGAGTCCGCGCAGCCCGGCATGCGGCTGCAGAACTCCAAGATGTTGAAGATCGAGCTCAACGGTGAGGCGATGGCCCGGGTCGGGTCGATGGTCGCCTACCAGGGGCAGGTGCAGTTCCAGGCGCTCGGCTCGGGCGGGCTCGGCAAGTTCCTCAAGCAGAAGCTCACCGGCGAGGGCGTGCCGCTGATGAAGCTCACCGGCCGCGGTGACGTCTTCCTCGCCGACTTCGCCAAGGACGTGCACGTCATCGACCTCGAACCGGGCGACGCGCTCTCCATCAACGGCTCCAGCGTGCTGGCCTTCGACTCGACCCTCCAGTACGACATCCGGATGGTCCAGGGCGCCGGCATGGCCTCCTCGTCCGGCCTCTTCAACTGCGTCTTCACCGGCCACGGCCGGATCGCCATCACCACCAAGGGCACCCCGGTGGTGCTGAACGTGGACGCCCCCACCTACGTCGACCCGCAGGCGGCGGTCTGCTGGTCGGCCAACCTGCAGACCGGCTACCACCGCGCCGAGCAGCTCGGCCTCGGCACGCTGCTCGGCCGGCGTACCGGCGAGGCGTTCACGATGACCTTCGCCGGTCAGGGCTTCGTGGTGGTGCAGCCGTCCGAGGAGCCCCCGATCATGGGCAGCGGCGCCCAGGAGCAGCAGGGCGGCCTGCTCGGCGGCCTGCTGAGCTGA
- a CDS encoding metallopeptidase family protein — MEMSRERFEELVGDALDEVPEELLGLMSNVVILVEDDPPPGDEELLGLYEGHALTERGWDYAGVLPDRILIYRHPILRICDTDDDVIDEVAVTVVHEIAHHFGIDDERLHELGWA, encoded by the coding sequence GTGGAGATGAGCCGCGAACGCTTCGAGGAACTGGTCGGCGACGCCCTCGACGAGGTCCCCGAGGAGCTGCTCGGCCTGATGAGCAACGTGGTCATCCTGGTCGAGGACGACCCGCCGCCCGGTGACGAGGAACTGCTCGGCCTCTACGAGGGGCACGCCCTCACCGAGCGGGGCTGGGACTACGCCGGGGTGCTGCCGGACCGCATCCTGATCTACCGCCACCCGATCCTGCGCATCTGCGACACCGACGACGACGTGATCGACGAGGTCGCGGTGACCGTGGTGCACGAGATCGCGCACCACTTCGGCATCGACGACGAGCGGTTGCACGAGCTGGGCTGGGCCTGA
- a CDS encoding OsmC family protein, with protein sequence MPIRTASARWQGNLTEGSGTVRTGKGGLEGNYSFKSRFEEGEGTNPEELIGAAHAGCFSMAFSKALADAGSTPTSVETTAKVHLDKTDAGMTVTRIELDTVGQVPGIDDSEFQKLAEAAKANCPISRLLSPGAEITLTARLTS encoded by the coding sequence ATGCCTATCCGTACCGCTTCCGCACGTTGGCAGGGCAACCTCACCGAGGGGTCCGGCACCGTCCGCACCGGCAAGGGCGGACTCGAGGGGAACTACTCCTTCAAGTCGCGTTTCGAGGAGGGTGAGGGCACCAACCCCGAGGAGCTGATCGGCGCCGCCCACGCCGGCTGCTTCTCGATGGCCTTCTCCAAGGCGCTCGCCGACGCCGGCTCGACGCCGACCTCGGTGGAGACCACCGCCAAGGTCCACCTGGACAAGACCGACGCCGGGATGACCGTGACCCGGATCGAGCTGGACACCGTCGGTCAGGTCCCCGGCATCGACGACAGCGAGTTCCAGAAGCTCGCCGAGGCGGCCAAGGCGAACTGCCCGATCTCCCGCCTGCTGTCGCCGGGCGCCGAGATCACCCTCACCGCCCGCCTCACCTCCTGA
- a CDS encoding GNAT family N-acetyltransferase, giving the protein MAERDWPTAEVIGTERLVLEPLRVDHAAELAPLLNDPVLHEYIGGRPATPDELRERYRRQVTGRSPDGSQGWLNWVVRHRDTGAAVGTVQATLRLDGDRPVAELAWVIAAPQQGRGYAGEATAGMVGWLEGHGVQALLAHVHPDHRASARVAERLGLRATEVVVDGEIRWAKP; this is encoded by the coding sequence ATGGCAGAGCGGGACTGGCCGACGGCGGAGGTCATCGGCACCGAACGGCTGGTGCTGGAGCCGCTCCGGGTCGACCACGCCGCGGAGCTGGCCCCGCTCCTCAACGACCCGGTGCTGCACGAGTACATCGGTGGCCGGCCGGCGACCCCCGACGAGCTGCGCGAGCGGTACCGGCGGCAGGTCACCGGGCGCTCACCCGACGGCAGCCAGGGCTGGCTGAACTGGGTGGTCCGGCACCGGGACACCGGCGCGGCGGTCGGCACCGTGCAGGCCACCCTCCGGCTCGACGGCGACCGGCCGGTGGCCGAGCTGGCCTGGGTGATCGCCGCCCCGCAGCAGGGTCGCGGCTACGCCGGCGAAGCCACCGCCGGCATGGTCGGCTGGCTGGAGGGGCACGGCGTACAGGCGCTGCTCGCGCACGTGCACCCCGACCATCGAGCCTCCGCCCGGGTCGCCGAGCGGCTCGGGCTACGCGCCACCGAGGTGGTGGTGGACGGCGAGATCCGCTGGGCGAAGCCGTGA
- a CDS encoding HAD family hydrolase, with product MTRPGLPKLIATDLDGTLVRSDDTVSAYTHEVLDRVRAAGIPVVGATGRGPRLTELTRNDIRAADFLVMAGGGRVVDQSDPAGPVVLRDERLAGEVLARLLAELEAAVGPLTVMVEASDEHDAPLWGDYHPSWPYQDAFEARSRAECLSGDVIKAFVRTADHHVDELLARARRIVPPEVATLTQAGLGFVEICPPGVDKSTGLAVVAQALGVDPAEVLVFGDMPNDLPMFEWAGWARVAVSNAHPAVRSAADEITLRNDDDGVAVYLDRLLSR from the coding sequence ATGACCCGCCCGGGACTGCCCAAGCTGATCGCCACCGATCTCGACGGGACGCTGGTCCGCAGCGACGACACCGTCTCCGCGTACACCCACGAGGTGCTCGACCGGGTGCGGGCCGCCGGGATCCCGGTGGTCGGCGCCACCGGCCGCGGCCCCCGGCTGACCGAGCTGACCCGTAACGACATCCGGGCCGCGGACTTCCTGGTGATGGCCGGCGGCGGCCGGGTGGTGGACCAGAGCGATCCGGCCGGTCCGGTGGTGCTGCGCGACGAGCGGCTCGCCGGGGAGGTGCTGGCCCGACTGCTGGCCGAGCTGGAGGCGGCGGTGGGGCCGCTGACCGTGATGGTGGAGGCGTCGGACGAGCACGACGCGCCGCTCTGGGGCGACTACCACCCGAGCTGGCCCTACCAGGACGCGTTCGAGGCGCGCAGCCGCGCGGAATGCCTCTCCGGCGACGTGATCAAGGCGTTCGTCCGGACCGCCGACCACCACGTCGACGAACTGCTCGCGCGGGCGCGACGGATCGTGCCGCCGGAGGTGGCGACGCTCACCCAGGCCGGGCTCGGTTTCGTCGAGATCTGCCCGCCCGGGGTGGACAAGTCCACCGGGCTCGCCGTGGTGGCGCAGGCCCTGGGGGTGGACCCGGCCGAGGTGCTGGTCTTCGGGGACATGCCCAACGACCTGCCGATGTTCGAGTGGGCCGGCTGGGCCCGGGTGGCGGTGTCGAACGCCCATCCGGCGGTCCGGTCGGCCGCTGACGAGATCACCCTGCGCAACGACGACGACGGGGTGGCGGTGTACCTCGATCGGCTACTGTCCCGCTGA
- a CDS encoding HAD family hydrolase, translating into MAETPRLIATDIDGTLLADDRTVSPRTAAALARITAGGTPVVLVTGRPIRWLELVYDQLAEPLPAICANGAVVYDPVADKVLRADPLDPHLLAEVARRLRAEVPGVSFAVEIVDSRQMRHEAHYPLRWDADLDAIRAVETPEELLAAPAVKLLARAGEQDPDAFLALVAGALEGLAEATHSSYSGLVEISAAGVTKAAGLAWYCARLGIDARDVLAFGDMPNDVPMLTWAGRGVAVANAHRAVLEIADEVTSANSADGVAAYLEQVFGVG; encoded by the coding sequence ATGGCAGAGACACCCCGGCTGATCGCCACCGACATCGACGGCACCCTGCTGGCCGACGACCGGACGGTGAGTCCACGCACGGCGGCGGCGCTGGCCCGGATCACCGCCGGGGGCACGCCCGTCGTGCTGGTCACCGGCCGTCCCATCCGCTGGCTCGAGCTGGTGTACGACCAGCTCGCCGAGCCGCTGCCAGCGATCTGCGCCAACGGCGCGGTGGTCTACGACCCGGTCGCCGACAAGGTGCTCCGGGCCGACCCGCTCGACCCGCATCTGCTCGCCGAGGTGGCCCGCCGGCTGCGGGCCGAGGTGCCCGGGGTGAGCTTCGCGGTGGAGATCGTGGACAGCCGGCAGATGCGGCACGAGGCGCACTACCCGCTGCGCTGGGACGCCGACCTCGACGCGATCCGGGCGGTCGAGACGCCCGAGGAGCTGCTCGCCGCCCCGGCGGTGAAGCTGCTGGCGCGCGCCGGGGAGCAGGACCCGGACGCGTTCCTGGCGCTCGTCGCCGGGGCGTTGGAGGGGTTGGCCGAGGCCACCCACTCGTCGTACTCGGGGCTGGTGGAGATCTCCGCGGCCGGGGTGACGAAGGCGGCCGGGCTGGCCTGGTACTGCGCCCGGCTCGGCATCGACGCCCGGGACGTGCTGGCCTTCGGCGACATGCCCAACGACGTGCCGATGCTGACCTGGGCCGGCCGTGGGGTGGCGGTGGCCAACGCGCACCGCGCCGTCCTGGAGATCGCCGACGAGGTCACCTCGGCGAACTCCGCGGACGGCGTGGCGGCGTACCTGGAGCAGGTCTTCGGGGTCGGCTGA